In a genomic window of Deinococcus detaillensis:
- a CDS encoding benzoate/H(+) symporter BenE family transporter, with product MSELLLSPPTLSDLKRDVSFSAVLAGFIAVLVGAASSIGLVIAAAQAAHLSPAQTSSWIFSVYISIAVSGWLLSWRYRAPILTAWTTPGLALIATQASALTLPEMIGAYLISAALITAIGISGAFERITARIPGPLAAALLAGVLIPFVISAFKVLPTAPLLVGAMIGGFLIGRVLAPRYAVLLSLLAGVAVAVLTGQVGAAGGAGVFGTLVFTAPHFTLHGLLSLALPMTLLTLASQNLPGVAVLRTFGYGRVPTSPLIWSTGLTSLLSAPFGAHTTNLAAITAAIGAGEESHPDPARRYMAGLSCAFFYLLLGIFAGWVAGAVGAVPPAFIAALAGLALLGTATNSLVSALGEADWREAAAVTVFVTASGLSWWGLGSAVWGVVLGGALGWGLRRRNG from the coding sequence ATGAGTGAACTCCTATTGAGCCCCCCGACCTTGAGCGACCTGAAGCGCGACGTTTCCTTCTCGGCGGTGCTGGCCGGATTTATCGCGGTGTTGGTCGGCGCGGCCAGTAGCATCGGCCTCGTGATCGCCGCCGCCCAAGCCGCCCACCTGAGCCCCGCCCAGACCAGCAGTTGGATTTTCAGCGTCTACATCAGCATCGCCGTCAGCGGGTGGCTGCTGAGCTGGCGCTACCGCGCTCCGATTCTGACGGCTTGGACGACGCCCGGACTGGCGCTGATCGCCACGCAGGCCAGCGCCTTGACTTTGCCGGAGATGATCGGCGCGTACCTGATCAGCGCCGCCCTGATCACCGCCATCGGCATCAGCGGGGCCTTCGAGCGGATCACGGCGCGGATTCCGGGGCCGCTGGCCGCCGCGCTGCTGGCAGGCGTGCTGATTCCCTTCGTGATCAGCGCCTTCAAAGTGCTGCCGACTGCGCCGCTGCTGGTGGGCGCGATGATAGGCGGCTTTTTGATCGGCCGGGTGCTTGCGCCACGCTACGCCGTTCTGCTTTCGCTGCTGGCAGGTGTGGCCGTGGCCGTGCTGACCGGGCAAGTCGGGGCCGCTGGCGGAGCGGGCGTGTTCGGCACGCTGGTCTTCACCGCTCCCCACTTCACGCTTCACGGGCTGCTCTCGCTGGCCCTGCCGATGACCCTGCTGACACTGGCCTCACAAAACCTGCCGGGCGTGGCGGTGCTGCGAACCTTCGGCTATGGGCGGGTTCCGACCTCGCCGCTGATCTGGTCCACCGGCCTGACTTCGCTGCTGTCGGCTCCCTTCGGAGCGCACACCACCAACCTCGCCGCCATCACCGCCGCCATCGGCGCGGGCGAAGAAAGCCACCCCGACCCGGCGCGGCGCTACATGGCGGGCTTGTCATGCGCCTTTTTCTATTTGTTGCTGGGCATTTTCGCGGGCTGGGTGGCGGGCGCAGTGGGGGCCGTGCCGCCCGCCTTCATCGCCGCACTGGCAGGCCTGGCACTGCTCGGCACGGCAACGAACAGTCTGGTTTCGGCGCTGGGCGAAGCCGATTGGCGCGAGGCCGCCGCCGTCACCGTTTTCGTCACCGCCTCGGGGCTGAGCTGGTGGGGACTGGGCAGCGCCGTCTGGGGCGTGGTGCTGGGCGGAGCGCTGGGCTGGGGCCTGCG
- a CDS encoding PhzF family phenazine biosynthesis protein, with the protein MTDFSPTSYQAEAAYRVYAAPRTEGGKLVSLFTAAEGDLQAQAEQAGTPLSVFIEATDAGGARLRVFTPLRDKGESDSAALAALSHLHAAGQIADVSSVWMNGQEFPAQLCGGEWLLKQGDVSVSAAPGADVSGLGLTSELIQIASTGRPNLILELPTLEALTAFQPDFEQIKQLGRATATTGLIVYTLEAERAEVSLRAFGPLKGFDEDAASSNMFACLVGAISVRGALPQDEPLVRGLQMMPGQPSRLSAQYLPQSSGASEVWVGGAARRLTP; encoded by the coding sequence ATGACCGATTTCTCCCCCACTTCTTACCAAGCCGAAGCTGCTTACCGCGTTTACGCCGCACCGCGCACCGAAGGCGGCAAACTCGTTTCACTGTTCACGGCTGCCGAGGGCGATTTGCAGGCTCAGGCCGAGCAAGCTGGCACGCCGCTGTCTGTCTTTATCGAGGCGACCGACGCGGGTGGCGCACGCCTGCGCGTCTTCACTCCCCTGCGCGACAAAGGCGAGAGCGACAGCGCGGCGCTAGCGGCCTTGAGCCACCTCCACGCGGCGGGTCAGATTGCCGATGTCTCAAGCGTCTGGATGAACGGTCAAGAGTTTCCCGCACAGCTTTGCGGCGGCGAGTGGCTGCTGAAGCAGGGCGACGTGAGCGTGAGCGCCGCGCCGGGAGCAGATGTCAGCGGCCTCGGCCTGACTAGCGAACTTATCCAGATCGCCAGCACGGGCCGCCCCAATCTAATTTTGGAGCTGCCGACGCTGGAGGCTTTGACTGCGTTTCAACCTGATTTTGAACAAATAAAGCAACTGGGCCGCGCCACCGCCACCACCGGCCTGATCGTCTACACCTTAGAAGCCGAACGCGCCGAGGTGAGCTTGAGGGCGTTCGGGCCGCTGAAGGGCTTTGACGAGGACGCTGCTAGCAGCAACATGTTCGCCTGCTTGGTGGGAGCCATTAGCGTGCGCGGAGCGCTGCCCCAAGACGAACCGCTGGTGCGCGGCCTTCAAATGATGCCGGGGCAACCCTCCCGCCTCAGCGCTCAGTACCTTCCGCAGTCGAGCGGAGCCAGCGAGGTCTGGGTGGGCGGCGCGGCCCGCAGACTCACACCATGA
- a CDS encoding DUF1990 domain-containing protein, with amino-acid sequence MQLTRTTPAAFSRVLKRASSLNPTYSRIGVTLDPQTEMEQHTVLLGTGQATFERGKAALQSWQTHQSRWLRLYPGTQPPAEGQTVLVLLTCAGLCLAFGCRVVRVLDGSRQYGFAYGSLPGHPERGEELFVVEWHSDDRVTFSLKADSQPANRFYRLGRPFGQLVRSLGTRQYLNSVRRAAQ; translated from the coding sequence ATGCAACTGACCCGCACCACGCCCGCCGCCTTCAGCCGCGTTCTGAAGCGGGCTAGCAGTTTGAATCCGACCTACTCGCGCATCGGCGTCACGCTCGATCCGCAAACCGAGATGGAGCAGCACACCGTTTTGCTCGGCACCGGTCAAGCGACCTTTGAACGTGGCAAGGCAGCTTTGCAGAGCTGGCAGACCCACCAGTCGCGCTGGCTGCGGCTCTACCCCGGCACCCAGCCGCCCGCCGAGGGGCAAACCGTCTTGGTGTTGCTCACCTGCGCGGGCCTGTGCTTAGCTTTCGGTTGCCGCGTCGTACGGGTGCTGGACGGCAGCAGACAATACGGCTTTGCTTACGGCAGCTTGCCCGGCCACCCTGAACGCGGCGAGGAATTGTTTGTGGTGGAGTGGCACTCGGATGACCGCGTGACCTTCAGCCTGAAGGCAGACAGCCAGCCTGCCAATCGGTTTTACCGTTTGGGGCGGCCTTTCGGGCAGCTTGTGCGCTCGCTCGGCACCCGGCAGTATTTGAATTCCGTGCGGCGGGCGGCACAATAA
- the lysS gene encoding homocitrate synthase encodes MTATDSPTDRVSAPPIQARSWAIIDSTLREGEQFARGNFKTDDKIEIAKALDAFGIEYIELTTPMVSAATAADIRKLASLNLKAKLLTHVRCAMDDVQRAVDTGVDGLDLLFGTSSFLREFSHGKNISQIIESAQTVIGWIKANHPNLELRFSAEDTFRSEEADLMAVYKAVSDLGVHRVGLADTVGVATPRQVYTLVREVRKVIHSECGIEFHGHNDTGCAISNAYEAVEAGATHIDTTILGIGERNGITPLGGFLARMFTLDPQGLIDKYNLDMLPQLDQMIARMVGLSIPWNNYLTGEFAYNHKAGMHLKAIYLNPGAYEAIPPEVFGVGRRIQAASKVTGKHAIAYKAREMGLHYGEDALRRVTDHIKELAEQDELDDAHLEKLLREWVSA; translated from the coding sequence ATGACCGCCACCGACAGCCCCACTGACCGCGTCTCCGCGCCGCCGATTCAGGCCCGCTCGTGGGCGATTATCGATTCCACTTTGCGTGAGGGCGAGCAGTTTGCACGCGGCAACTTCAAGACCGACGACAAAATCGAAATTGCCAAAGCCCTCGACGCTTTTGGAATCGAATACATCGAGCTGACCACCCCGATGGTGAGTGCGGCCACCGCCGCCGACATCCGCAAGCTGGCCAGCCTGAACTTGAAGGCCAAACTGCTGACCCACGTGCGCTGCGCCATGGACGACGTGCAGCGGGCGGTGGATACTGGCGTGGACGGCTTAGATTTGCTGTTCGGCACTTCCAGCTTTTTGCGCGAATTCAGTCACGGCAAAAACATCAGCCAGATTATCGAGTCGGCCCAAACCGTCATCGGCTGGATAAAAGCCAACCACCCCAATTTGGAATTGCGCTTTTCGGCAGAAGACACCTTCCGCAGCGAAGAAGCCGATTTGATGGCCGTCTATAAAGCCGTCAGCGATCTGGGCGTACACCGAGTGGGCCTGGCCGACACGGTGGGGGTGGCTACGCCGAGGCAGGTCTATACGCTGGTGCGCGAAGTTCGCAAAGTCATTCACAGTGAGTGCGGCATCGAGTTTCACGGCCACAACGACACCGGCTGCGCGATCAGCAACGCTTACGAAGCGGTTGAAGCCGGAGCCACCCATATCGACACCACCATTTTGGGCATCGGCGAGCGCAACGGCATTACCCCGCTCGGCGGCTTCTTGGCCCGCATGTTCACTCTTGATCCACAGGGCCTGATCGACAAATACAACCTCGATATGCTGCCCCAGTTGGATCAAATGATTGCCCGGATGGTGGGCTTATCTATTCCCTGGAACAATTACCTCACCGGCGAGTTTGCTTACAACCACAAAGCCGGAATGCACCTCAAAGCGATTTATCTCAATCCCGGCGCTTATGAAGCGATTCCGCCGGAGGTCTTTGGAGTGGGCCGCCGCATTCAGGCCGCCAGCAAAGTGACCGGCAAGCACGCCATTGCTTATAAAGCCCGCGAAATGGGCCTGCACTACGGCGAAGACGCGCTGCGGCGCGTGACCGATCACATCAAGGAATTGGCCGAACAAGACGAACTGGACGACGCCCACTTGGAGAAGTTGCTGCGCGAATGGGTTTCGGCTTAA